In a single window of the Candidatus Melainabacteria bacterium genome:
- a CDS encoding deoxyribodipyrimidine photo-lyase: protein MSSVALVWFRQDLRLTDNPALVEALERGYAVVPVYIYAPSEEAKWPPGGASRFWLHQSLKSLSSDLDKFNSKLVLRSGRSSLDELRSLVKETGAKAVFWNRRYEPAAIERDTRIKEALLQDKIEVRSHNASLLFEPWTILNKSDKPFRVYTPFWRHCISLPEPPVPLARPASIPSPAQFPESMNLEDLHLEPQIKWAEGIRQAWTPGEVGAQAQVEKLLSGVLEQYAEGRNRPDRVGVSRLSPYLHFGEIGPRQIWHSVKDEVSTKSGARSKEGAQVYLKEVIWREFAYHLLYHFPHTESVPLDEKYKQFPYQRDGLALKRWQKGLTGYPLVDAGMRELWTTGWMHNRVRMVVGSFLVKDLLLPWQSGAKWFWDTLVDADLASNTMGWQWVAGCGADAAPYYRVFNPVLQGKKFDPDGDYVRKWVPELAALDGDKIHTPWLLSEEELMQAGIVLGDTYPRPIVDHSVARLRALDALKSIKEDTILKR, encoded by the coding sequence ATGAGTTCTGTCGCATTGGTCTGGTTTCGACAAGACCTCCGCCTGACCGACAACCCCGCTCTGGTCGAAGCTCTGGAGAGGGGTTACGCGGTCGTACCTGTCTACATATACGCGCCGTCTGAAGAAGCGAAGTGGCCGCCAGGAGGTGCCTCGCGCTTCTGGCTTCATCAGTCACTGAAGAGCTTGTCCAGTGACTTGGACAAATTCAACTCGAAACTTGTGTTGCGCAGTGGGCGCTCGAGTCTCGACGAACTGCGTTCCCTCGTAAAGGAAACCGGAGCTAAGGCGGTGTTCTGGAATCGCCGTTATGAACCGGCTGCCATCGAGCGTGATACCAGGATCAAAGAAGCCCTGCTTCAAGACAAGATTGAGGTGCGATCGCATAACGCTTCCCTGTTGTTCGAACCATGGACTATATTGAACAAGTCTGACAAACCCTTCCGTGTCTATACGCCCTTCTGGAGGCACTGCATCTCACTACCAGAGCCACCTGTGCCTCTCGCCCGTCCAGCATCGATACCGTCACCGGCACAATTTCCAGAAAGCATGAACCTTGAGGATCTACATCTGGAACCTCAGATCAAATGGGCTGAAGGGATCCGGCAAGCCTGGACACCTGGTGAGGTCGGCGCGCAAGCGCAAGTAGAGAAGCTTCTTTCCGGTGTACTCGAGCAATATGCTGAAGGGCGCAACCGGCCTGATCGGGTCGGCGTTTCCAGACTCTCTCCCTATCTCCATTTTGGAGAGATCGGACCGCGGCAGATCTGGCACAGTGTTAAAGATGAAGTCAGCACCAAATCTGGTGCACGCAGTAAAGAAGGAGCGCAGGTCTATTTAAAAGAAGTGATCTGGAGAGAGTTTGCTTATCACCTTCTTTACCATTTTCCTCATACTGAGAGTGTTCCGCTCGACGAAAAGTATAAACAGTTTCCGTATCAGCGTGATGGTCTAGCTCTGAAGCGCTGGCAGAAAGGGTTGACTGGTTACCCACTTGTAGATGCCGGCATGCGCGAGTTGTGGACTACGGGTTGGATGCACAATCGTGTACGCATGGTCGTCGGGTCCTTCTTAGTCAAGGATCTCCTCTTGCCCTGGCAGTCTGGTGCGAAGTGGTTCTGGGACACGCTTGTCGATGCCGACCTGGCCAGCAACACCATGGGCTGGCAGTGGGTAGCTGGCTGCGGAGCCGACGCCGCGCCGTATTACCGTGTCTTCAACCCTGTATTGCAGGGCAAGAAGTTCGATCCTGACGGCGATTATGTACGCAAGTGGGTGCCCGAGCTAGCAGCCCTGGATGGTGACAAAATCCACACACCATGGCTTTTATCCGAAGAAGAACTCATGCAAGCGGGTATCGTACTTGGTGATACTTATCCAAGACCGATTGTTGACCACTCGGTAGCAAGACTTCGAGCCCTGGACGCGTTGAAGTCAATTAAAGAGGATACAATCCTCAAGCGATGA
- a CDS encoding VOC family protein translates to MTDTVSKTKPAAIDHIAIPVTDVDASVKWYTSEFGCTIEYQDDTWAFLKFENIKLALVVKHQHPPHLAFVSPRAESYGELKTHRDGTRSVYIKDPAGNAVEIVAEDSLPKSGG, encoded by the coding sequence ATGACTGACACCGTTTCCAAAACAAAGCCGGCAGCTATAGATCACATTGCTATTCCCGTGACTGATGTTGATGCGTCGGTCAAATGGTACACATCGGAATTTGGCTGCACGATTGAATATCAGGATGATACCTGGGCATTTCTGAAGTTCGAAAATATAAAACTGGCGCTCGTGGTCAAGCATCAGCATCCGCCGCATCTGGCATTTGTCAGCCCAAGGGCTGAGAGCTATGGCGAATTGAAGACACATCGCGATGGAACGCGCTCAGTTTACATAAAGGATCCGGCTGGTAACGCCGTCGAAATCGTTGCAGAAGACTCCCTTCCCAAATCTGGTGGCTAA
- a CDS encoding FAD-dependent oxidoreductase, with protein sequence MAEKNSEVIIVGGGLAGLTCALKLHEVGVPFVLLEASDRTGGRVASDHYENFILDRGFQVYLTAYPEGRKILDYSKLSFHAFYPGALVYRDGKLHKLADPFRHPIDAVSHAFSPIGSLSDKVQVGKLRQALVGTTLKKLFERPETTTEEALRDQGFSSEMIDSFFRPFLGGIFLDRSLKTSSRMFEFVFKMFAEGDTSLPARGMSAIADQLAAKLPRESVRLNCHARSVQDGVVILENGDKLTAPTIVVATEGPEAARLLGDQIQVTPARSVICVYYAAQTAPVDEPILVLNGEGKGCVNNVCVPSNVSRAYAPEGQHLISVSILGDREGVQDSQLDEEVRAELKSWFGEQVRSWRFLRAYRIKYALPDQSPPQLATAEKPVKLKPGIYVCGDHRDNASINGALVSGRRTAESILHDLKQIDKTA encoded by the coding sequence TTGGCAGAAAAAAATTCTGAGGTGATCATCGTCGGCGGTGGGTTAGCTGGTTTGACCTGCGCCTTGAAGCTGCATGAAGTCGGCGTGCCCTTCGTGTTACTCGAAGCGTCCGATCGAACCGGAGGCCGTGTGGCCTCTGACCACTATGAGAATTTCATCCTGGATAGAGGTTTTCAGGTCTATTTAACGGCCTATCCTGAAGGTCGAAAAATTCTAGACTATTCCAAACTGAGTTTTCACGCCTTTTATCCAGGCGCTCTTGTCTATCGGGACGGAAAGTTGCACAAGCTTGCCGATCCCTTCAGGCATCCGATAGACGCAGTTTCTCACGCATTTTCGCCGATCGGCTCACTGTCCGATAAGGTACAGGTGGGCAAACTGAGACAAGCGCTCGTGGGCACAACGCTCAAGAAGCTCTTTGAGAGACCTGAAACCACCACAGAAGAGGCTTTGCGTGACCAGGGCTTTTCTAGTGAAATGATTGACAGCTTCTTTAGACCCTTCCTTGGAGGAATTTTCCTCGATAGAAGCCTGAAAACATCAAGTCGAATGTTCGAGTTTGTTTTTAAGATGTTCGCAGAAGGAGATACCTCCCTTCCAGCTCGAGGTATGAGCGCGATTGCAGACCAGTTGGCCGCTAAGTTGCCCAGAGAGTCAGTGCGCTTGAACTGCCATGCTCGCAGCGTTCAAGACGGTGTTGTCATCCTGGAAAACGGAGATAAGCTGACAGCTCCAACAATTGTTGTCGCCACAGAGGGTCCAGAGGCAGCCAGGCTACTTGGTGATCAAATTCAGGTGACGCCCGCCAGGTCGGTCATCTGCGTTTATTATGCAGCCCAAACTGCTCCAGTTGATGAACCAATACTCGTCCTCAATGGTGAGGGAAAGGGCTGTGTCAACAACGTCTGCGTGCCAAGCAACGTCTCTCGCGCTTATGCGCCGGAGGGGCAACACCTGATATCTGTATCGATTCTTGGTGACAGAGAGGGCGTTCAAGACAGCCAACTAGACGAAGAGGTGCGCGCCGAGTTGAAATCATGGTTTGGCGAGCAGGTCCGGTCGTGGCGTTTCCTGCGAGCTTACAGAATCAAATATGCCTTACCCGATCAAAGTCCGCCCCAATTGGCAACCGCCGAAAAACCGGTCAAGCTCAAACCGGGAATTTATGTCTGCGGCGACCATCGAGACAACGCTTCCATAAACGGAGCCCTGGTCTCAGGGCGCAGGACAGCCGAGTCAATCTTGCACGATCTCAAGCAAATCGACAAAACTGCGTGA
- a CDS encoding serine/threonine protein kinase: MNPEAQKSLEKRKKCPACSREFTGTLVVCKHDGTLLIPVKEDLMIGTTLADKYRIETEIGRGGMSVVYKGRHEMMDRMVAIKMLQAQLVNDQTSIKRFKQEAKAASCLTHPNVITVYDCDVTPGGQPYLVMDYLVGESLADIIKRENHVEQMRALNIFIQACDALEHAHLKGVLHRDLKSSNIMLVDFEGKTDVVKVVDFGIAKLMPNSGKQSQNLTQTGEIFGSPIYMSPEQCLGSHLDARSDIYSMGAMLYESLMGMPPLMGDTIIDTMQMHVSTMPASFADMRHDLQIHPQFEAVVFKALEKKPEDRYASMEQFRDALAHVARIIEMDKFEPRPVSTQPRSTKQNLTPQRNTNAGALPKPQISSISASQKIESSSPKTPVLNTPMGSLNRVSQTGMKAAYNPHSKANDPTRINKDKLGDLKNAETKASKSKLLIGAGIMLAVTIVLIICMVLWMMNRHVPT; encoded by the coding sequence GTGAACCCCGAAGCGCAAAAATCTTTAGAGAAACGCAAAAAGTGCCCGGCGTGCAGTCGTGAATTTACAGGCACTCTGGTCGTTTGTAAGCATGACGGCACGCTGTTGATTCCGGTCAAAGAAGACTTGATGATCGGCACTACGCTTGCTGATAAATATCGAATTGAGACCGAAATCGGTCGAGGCGGCATGAGTGTCGTCTACAAAGGACGTCACGAGATGATGGACCGCATGGTTGCCATCAAAATGCTCCAGGCTCAACTGGTAAACGACCAGACCAGCATCAAGAGATTCAAGCAGGAAGCAAAAGCGGCCAGCTGTTTGACTCATCCCAATGTGATTACAGTCTATGACTGCGATGTCACACCAGGCGGGCAACCTTACCTGGTTATGGACTATCTGGTGGGCGAAAGCCTGGCCGATATTATCAAACGCGAAAATCATGTCGAGCAGATGCGCGCTTTGAACATTTTTATTCAGGCGTGCGATGCCCTGGAACACGCCCACCTGAAAGGCGTATTGCATCGAGATTTGAAGAGCAGCAACATCATGTTGGTCGATTTCGAAGGCAAGACCGACGTCGTCAAAGTCGTGGATTTCGGTATCGCCAAATTGATGCCGAACTCTGGTAAACAGTCTCAGAATCTTACTCAAACCGGTGAGATCTTTGGCAGCCCTATCTATATGAGCCCTGAGCAATGCCTTGGGTCGCATCTCGATGCCCGGTCAGATATCTATTCGATGGGCGCTATGTTGTATGAGTCCTTGATGGGGATGCCGCCACTCATGGGTGATACCATCATCGATACCATGCAGATGCATGTTTCTACGATGCCGGCCAGCTTCGCCGATATGCGCCATGATTTGCAGATTCATCCGCAGTTTGAGGCTGTTGTTTTCAAGGCGCTTGAAAAGAAACCTGAAGACCGCTATGCCTCAATGGAGCAATTCCGCGATGCTCTTGCTCATGTCGCTCGTATTATCGAGATGGACAAGTTCGAGCCGCGCCCCGTTTCGACTCAGCCGCGCTCAACCAAGCAAAACCTGACTCCACAGCGGAACACAAACGCCGGAGCTTTGCCTAAACCGCAGATTTCATCGATCTCGGCTTCACAGAAGATTGAATCGTCAAGCCCGAAAACTCCCGTACTCAATACACCTATGGGCTCACTTAATCGCGTCAGTCAGACCGGTATGAAGGCGGCCTACAATCCACACAGCAAAGCTAATGATCCGACCAGAATCAATAAGGACAAGCTCGGCGATCTAAAGAATGCTGAAACGAAGGCATCGAAAAGCAAGTTGTTGATAGGCGCGGGCATAATGCTTGCCGTCACAATTGTTTTGATCATATGCATGGTCTTGTGGATGATGAATCGCCACGTTCCCACTTGA
- a CDS encoding TldD/PmbA family protein gives MIACLPALTKRGPIKDFGPSGWRFGEPAWLNECLSRKENRMSVKRLCIIFSALTALTSTTIAPAFSVDDVVLSAMQKELTRSFTKLKASEAEANLYFLAYRLYDTRSIEISAEYGGLTSDKPESHKRVLDIEVRVGSPKIDNTHQTRGGSMRSSDFLSARTPIPIDDDEAALRTALWERTDAAYKAAQADYQKVLTNRDVRIAEEDNSDDFSQEKPSVYIGKPIDMEIDRRVWEERLRNLSAIYRSFPNIKSSMVRFSAIKTRRYLVNSEGTTIEDDHLQYRIYTIADATADDGMRVWLYDGVEAPTSSDLPDQEKLEAMVRKVASSVEALRVAKAAEPYAGPAILQAKSAGVYFHEIFGHRIEGHRQKDEGEGRTFTKLIGKEVMPTFISVIDDPLKERLENTALNGFYRYDDEGVPAQRVVLVDKGILRNYLMERSPVKGFPNSNGHGRGSPGSKPVARQGNLIVESSKRVPYETLRQQLIAEVKRQGKPYGLVFDEIAGGFTMTQAYMPQVFKLKPLRVWRVYPDGRPDELLRGVDLVGTPLTSLERILGAADDDDVFNGTCGAESGWVPVSAIAPSLLVQTIEVERNIKEQDKPPVLPPPDRDKDSKRSIEPEPPSEESSK, from the coding sequence ATGATAGCTTGTCTGCCCGCCCTTACCAAGCGGGGTCCAATTAAAGATTTCGGGCCATCGGGATGGCGCTTTGGTGAGCCGGCATGGTTGAATGAATGCTTGAGCCGAAAGGAGAACCGGATGTCAGTTAAGCGCCTCTGCATAATATTTTCTGCTTTAACCGCGCTCACTTCAACAACAATCGCCCCGGCTTTCTCAGTTGACGACGTCGTGCTCAGTGCCATGCAAAAGGAACTGACCCGCTCATTTACCAAACTGAAAGCCAGCGAAGCTGAAGCAAACTTGTATTTCCTTGCTTATCGGCTTTACGACACCCGTTCGATCGAAATTTCTGCCGAATACGGCGGTCTTACAAGCGACAAACCAGAAAGTCACAAGCGCGTTCTTGATATCGAGGTGAGGGTTGGCTCTCCCAAAATCGATAACACGCATCAAACTAGAGGCGGCTCGATGCGCTCCAGTGACTTTCTCAGTGCACGCACGCCGATACCAATCGATGACGATGAAGCAGCCCTCAGAACGGCGTTGTGGGAGCGCACAGATGCCGCTTATAAAGCCGCGCAGGCTGACTACCAAAAAGTACTCACGAATCGCGACGTACGCATCGCCGAAGAAGATAACTCAGACGATTTTTCTCAGGAAAAGCCCTCGGTCTACATCGGCAAACCGATTGACATGGAAATCGATCGCCGCGTCTGGGAAGAGCGCCTGCGAAACTTGTCGGCAATCTACAGGAGCTTTCCCAACATAAAGAGTTCGATGGTGCGCTTCTCGGCCATCAAAACACGCCGCTATCTGGTCAACAGTGAAGGCACGACGATTGAAGACGACCACCTTCAATACCGAATCTATACAATCGCTGACGCCACAGCTGATGATGGTATGCGAGTCTGGCTTTATGACGGTGTTGAGGCACCTACCAGTAGCGATCTGCCCGATCAGGAAAAACTCGAGGCGATGGTACGCAAAGTAGCATCATCTGTAGAGGCACTGAGGGTGGCCAAAGCGGCAGAACCCTATGCTGGTCCAGCCATTTTGCAAGCCAAATCTGCCGGTGTCTACTTTCACGAGATTTTTGGTCACCGCATCGAGGGGCATCGACAAAAAGACGAAGGTGAAGGACGAACTTTCACTAAATTGATCGGCAAAGAAGTTATGCCGACATTCATCAGCGTGATCGACGATCCACTTAAAGAAAGGCTGGAGAACACGGCTTTGAACGGGTTCTACCGGTACGACGACGAAGGTGTGCCTGCGCAGAGGGTAGTGCTCGTCGACAAAGGAATTCTCCGCAACTATCTGATGGAGCGCTCCCCAGTCAAAGGATTCCCAAATTCAAACGGGCACGGGCGCGGTTCTCCAGGCAGCAAGCCAGTAGCCAGGCAGGGAAATCTGATCGTCGAATCATCTAAGCGTGTTCCATACGAAACTTTGCGCCAGCAACTAATAGCAGAAGTAAAACGGCAAGGTAAGCCATATGGGCTGGTCTTCGACGAAATTGCCGGTGGATTTACGATGACGCAAGCGTACATGCCACAGGTCTTCAAGCTGAAACCATTGCGTGTTTGGCGTGTCTATCCCGATGGGCGTCCCGACGAACTGCTGCGCGGTGTAGACCTCGTAGGCACTCCATTGACTTCGCTAGAGCGCATTCTCGGTGCCGCCGATGACGATGATGTTTTCAACGGCACTTGCGGCGCCGAATCAGGCTGGGTACCGGTCTCCGCCATCGCACCGAGCCTTCTGGTTCAGACCATAGAGGTAGAGAGAAACATAAAAGAGCAGGATAAACCGCCTGTGCTGCCTCCTCCAGATCGCGACAAGGATAGCAAGCGCTCGATCGAACCTGAGCCGCCTTCAGAGGAGTCGAGCAAATGA
- a CDS encoding DUF4239 domain-containing protein gives MALSTTSSTEKAGAIVVEVSAVKAENIMQRRLTDIRFSFRLKHSFNHAGSPKRHPDGPKSLIGPRLVRAGRQAIMTVGLVICMTNDSYIGGFMIITASTAVAVFGQLLVRQYVENHKLKECHDVSGQFLAVIGTMYAVLLGLIVVDAMSKFQDATRTVEQEANSLADIFLLSERMPPQHRDRIQNFCIQYANQVVDEEWKTMDEGKVYLPARRTAIGLMKAAMDYEPVKESEKAVYPIMVQEVCQLWDNRRARTNMATNGMPWIEWVVLIVGGVITLVFTYFFYVESITLQVMMTAMVTVIIGLNLFLVLLFGYPFSGDLIVKPEAFKLDQLIFEDKISMRSTGHFADQ, from the coding sequence ATGGCACTGAGCACGACGTCGTCAACTGAGAAAGCCGGGGCGATTGTTGTTGAAGTGAGCGCGGTTAAAGCAGAAAATATTATGCAGAGGCGCTTAACTGACATCCGGTTCTCCTTTCGGCTCAAGCATTCATTCAACCATGCCGGCTCACCAAAGCGCCATCCCGATGGCCCGAAATCTTTAATTGGACCCCGCTTGGTAAGGGCGGGCAGACAAGCTATCATGACCGTGGGTTTGGTGATTTGTATGACTAACGACTCTTACATCGGCGGCTTCATGATTATTACGGCCAGCACCGCGGTGGCCGTATTCGGGCAGCTTCTGGTTCGGCAATATGTCGAAAACCATAAGCTCAAAGAATGTCATGACGTCAGCGGTCAGTTTCTGGCTGTGATTGGCACTATGTATGCGGTTTTGCTGGGGCTCATCGTTGTAGACGCCATGAGCAAATTCCAGGATGCTACCCGCACGGTGGAACAGGAGGCAAATTCACTGGCGGATATCTTCCTCTTGTCCGAGCGTATGCCTCCTCAGCACAGAGACAGAATTCAAAACTTTTGCATTCAGTATGCCAATCAGGTTGTCGATGAAGAATGGAAAACAATGGACGAAGGCAAGGTATATCTCCCTGCCCGCCGTACTGCAATCGGCTTGATGAAAGCAGCCATGGACTACGAGCCGGTCAAAGAAAGCGAAAAAGCCGTTTACCCGATTATGGTGCAAGAGGTGTGCCAGCTGTGGGATAACCGGCGCGCTCGCACCAATATGGCTACCAACGGAATGCCGTGGATTGAATGGGTAGTCTTGATCGTTGGCGGCGTGATCACGCTTGTGTTCACTTATTTCTTTTACGTTGAATCGATTACTTTGCAGGTAATGATGACTGCGATGGTAACAGTAATCATCGGTTTGAATCTTTTCCTGGTGCTTCTTTTCGGTTATCCGTTCTCGGGCGATTTGATAGTCAAACCCGAGGCTTTTAAGCTCGACCAGCTGATTTTCGAAGATAAGATCAGCATGCGAAGCACCGGTCACTTCGCGGATCAGTAG
- a CDS encoding cytochrome c yields the protein MFKKRFPFSAVGIISCFTLSLLSTVVSCDAGEQKNAVKTESPKVQDKEKTYHGDIHVPKLSSEKKFEPDSETNDSKEGHRLYETFKCAQCHQISHKGGYAGPSLDGVGANGRDYVNAHINNPQAEAVKKDRFFELVPTSMPKYAITPAQAKKITDYLMTLPAPQ from the coding sequence ATGTTTAAAAAGCGCTTCCCATTCAGCGCAGTCGGCATAATCAGCTGTTTTACTCTCTCGTTGTTGTCTACTGTTGTTTCTTGCGATGCGGGTGAGCAGAAAAACGCGGTGAAAACGGAATCGCCAAAAGTTCAGGACAAAGAGAAGACTTATCACGGCGATATTCACGTTCCAAAGCTCAGCAGCGAAAAGAAGTTCGAACCGGATTCGGAAACTAACGATTCCAAAGAAGGGCATCGCTTGTACGAAACATTCAAATGTGCCCAGTGCCATCAAATCAGCCATAAGGGTGGATATGCCGGCCCATCTCTAGACGGCGTGGGTGCAAATGGACGCGACTACGTTAATGCGCATATAAATAATCCACAGGCAGAAGCGGTTAAGAAAGATCGATTCTTTGAGTTGGTTCCCACGTCTATGCCTAAGTACGCCATAACACCGGCACAGGCTAAGAAGATAACTGATTATTTGATGACTTTGCCTGCACCGCAGTGA